In the Acidimicrobiales bacterium genome, one interval contains:
- a CDS encoding patatin-like phospholipase family protein: MTTVGLVLGAGGLHAAAQHAGVLAALAEATGWDPRSADVVVGTSAGATTAASLRAGLSAADHRAHYLGDPLTADGQALVDRVTTRLDMDLPLDQPGRRLPANPLLVLREILSTARPRPVVPLAGLLPIGSHDGSPLGARTREIHPDRWPAAPTWICAVDLDSGKRVVFGRDDLDTDLGSAVQASTAVPGWFAPVEIDGKRLVDGGVHSTTNADLVATLGLDVVVVSSSKTVGGVAGVVGSDGSLARAWHGRTLRREVEAIRRRGTTVLVLEPTARELAERSGDDRSDERLPEVCEAARISALARLARPEASGARRLLGSVTP, translated from the coding sequence ATGACCACGGTCGGACTCGTCCTCGGGGCCGGCGGCCTCCACGCCGCCGCCCAGCACGCCGGCGTACTGGCCGCGCTCGCCGAGGCCACCGGCTGGGACCCCCGCTCGGCCGACGTGGTGGTCGGCACGTCGGCCGGTGCCACCACCGCGGCCAGCCTCCGCGCCGGCCTCTCGGCAGCAGACCACCGCGCCCACTACCTGGGCGATCCCCTTACCGCCGACGGACAGGCGCTGGTCGACCGTGTGACCACCCGGCTGGACATGGACCTCCCACTGGACCAGCCGGGCCGCCGACTCCCGGCCAACCCGCTCCTCGTGCTCCGGGAGATCCTGTCGACCGCCCGACCCCGACCGGTGGTCCCACTGGCCGGCCTGCTTCCGATCGGCTCCCACGACGGCTCGCCGCTGGGCGCCCGGACCCGCGAGATCCACCCCGACCGGTGGCCGGCAGCGCCAACCTGGATCTGCGCCGTCGACCTGGACTCCGGAAAGCGGGTGGTGTTCGGCCGCGACGACCTGGACACCGACCTCGGGTCCGCGGTCCAGGCCTCGACGGCCGTCCCCGGCTGGTTCGCCCCCGTCGAGATCGACGGGAAGCGCCTGGTCGACGGCGGGGTGCACTCCACGACCAACGCCGACCTGGTCGCCACCCTCGGCCTGGACGTGGTGGTCGTGTCGTCGTCCAAGACTGTGGGCGGGGTGGCCGGCGTCGTCGGGAGCGACGGGAGCCTGGCGCGGGCCTGGCACGGTCGCACGTTGCGCCGGGAGGTGGAGGCCATCCGACGCCGGGGCACGACCGTGCTGGTACTGGAGCCCACAGCCCGGGAGCTGGCCGAACGATCGGGCGACGACCGTTCCGACGAAAGGCTTCCCGAGGTCTGCGAGGCTGCCCGGATCTCGGCCCTGGCACGCCTGGCGCGTCCCGAGGCCTCAGGCGCCAGACGGCTGCTGGGTAGCGTCACCCCGTGA
- the hemE gene encoding uroporphyrinogen decarboxylase, which translates to MTAPYPDSSFLSACRAEPHDRTPVWFMRQAGRSLPEYRAIRGSGSILDAIVDPDLSAEITLQPVRRYGVDAAILYSDIVVPAHAVGFGVDVRPGVGPVVDRPFERAADLERLRPLEPDVDTPYVLETVRQVVADGAVPLIGFAGAPFTVASYLIEGAPSRTYGRTKALMLGDPELWNALMGRLADMAIASLRSQIANGASAVQLFDSWAGALSPPVYERCVLPFSRLVFEGVADTGVPRIHFGVGTGEILHLMADAGADVIGVDWRVPLDEARRRLGADTVLQGNLDPAVCLGPLEVVEAEVADVLRRNAGHPGHVFNLGHGVLPEIDPGVLAHVVDQVHAHPLGG; encoded by the coding sequence GTGACCGCCCCGTACCCCGACTCCTCCTTCCTGTCCGCCTGCCGGGCCGAGCCCCACGACCGCACGCCGGTCTGGTTCATGCGCCAGGCCGGCCGGTCGCTGCCCGAGTACCGGGCCATCCGGGGCTCGGGAAGCATCCTGGACGCCATAGTCGATCCCGATCTGTCGGCGGAGATCACCCTCCAGCCGGTGCGGCGCTACGGCGTGGACGCGGCCATCCTCTACTCCGACATCGTGGTCCCGGCCCACGCAGTCGGGTTCGGCGTCGACGTCCGGCCCGGCGTCGGTCCGGTGGTCGACCGGCCGTTCGAACGGGCGGCCGACCTGGAACGCCTCCGCCCGCTGGAGCCCGACGTGGACACCCCGTACGTGCTGGAGACGGTGCGCCAGGTTGTGGCCGACGGGGCTGTGCCGCTGATTGGGTTCGCCGGCGCCCCGTTCACCGTGGCGTCCTACCTCATCGAGGGAGCGCCGTCCCGCACCTACGGGCGCACCAAGGCCCTGATGCTGGGCGATCCAGAACTCTGGAACGCCCTCATGGGTCGGCTGGCCGACATGGCCATCGCCTCTCTCCGCTCCCAGATCGCCAACGGCGCCTCGGCCGTCCAGTTGTTCGACAGTTGGGCCGGGGCCCTCAGCCCTCCGGTCTACGAGCGCTGCGTCCTGCCCTTCAGCCGCCTGGTCTTCGAGGGCGTGGCCGACACCGGCGTGCCCCGCATCCACTTCGGCGTGGGCACCGGCGAGATCCTCCATCTGATGGCCGACGCCGGAGCCGACGTGATCGGCGTGGACTGGCGGGTACCACTCGACGAGGCCAGACGCCGGCTCGGTGCCGACACCGTCCTTCAGGGAAACCTGGACCCGGCGGTGTGCCTCGGTCCCCTGGAAGTCGTCGAGGCCGAGGTGGCCGACGTGCTTCGTCGCAACGCCGGCCACCCTGGCCACGTCTTCAACCTGGGCCACGGTGTCCTCCCGGAGATCGACCCCGGTGTGCTGGCCCACGTCGTGGACCAGGTCCACGCCCACCCGCTGGGAGGCTGA
- the hemG gene encoding protoporphyrinogen oxidase, whose protein sequence is MDGRRVVVVGAGITGLSTAHRLAVDHPHLAVTVLEADDLAGGNLRTSPLTGIGTDVDEGADAFLVRVPWATDLCAELGLADELVAPAARHASLWLDGTMRPIPSPNVLGVPLDPSVVAPGILPAADLQRLAGAGRPSSPLPDGDLSVGTVIRSCVGDAVFDRLVDPLIGGVNAGRADELSCTTMAPGLLAAARHADGLLATLRLAQEALDPAAPVFNAPVGGMGRLVAALTSRLGDRVRTGARVTAIERSDDDWVVRTADHSTTADAVVVTTPAHAAATLVAPHAPDAATLLGGLRHASVVLATMAYRRADLEVPDGQSGFLVGRGEGLLMTACSFAGSKWAHLDDPDHTILRVSCGRIDDERHDRLDDGSLTASLCADLATTLGAQAPPVAVRLTRWPRSLVQFPVGHPTRMAEVDSALAAASGLVVTGAARHGVGIPACVRSGTEAAAMVADLIG, encoded by the coding sequence ATGGATGGTCGCCGGGTGGTGGTCGTCGGAGCGGGCATCACGGGCCTGAGTACCGCCCACCGGCTGGCCGTCGACCACCCGCACCTAGCCGTGACAGTCCTCGAGGCTGACGACCTGGCCGGCGGCAACCTGCGGACCAGCCCGCTGACCGGGATCGGAACCGACGTCGACGAGGGCGCCGATGCCTTCCTGGTAAGGGTGCCGTGGGCTACCGACCTGTGCGCAGAACTCGGCCTCGCCGACGAGTTGGTGGCCCCCGCCGCCCGGCATGCCTCGCTCTGGTTGGACGGCACGATGCGGCCCATCCCCTCGCCCAACGTGCTCGGCGTACCGCTGGACCCGTCGGTGGTGGCCCCCGGGATCCTGCCCGCCGCCGACCTGCAGCGCCTGGCCGGCGCCGGGCGTCCCAGCTCGCCCCTCCCCGACGGTGACCTCAGCGTGGGGACAGTGATCCGGTCATGCGTAGGCGACGCGGTTTTCGACCGCCTCGTGGACCCACTGATCGGCGGGGTCAACGCCGGCCGGGCCGACGAGCTGAGCTGCACCACCATGGCCCCGGGCCTGCTGGCCGCCGCCCGCCATGCCGACGGCCTGCTGGCCACGCTGCGCCTGGCCCAGGAGGCACTCGATCCGGCAGCGCCGGTCTTCAACGCTCCAGTGGGGGGCATGGGCCGCCTCGTCGCCGCATTGACGAGCCGGCTGGGCGACCGAGTACGGACCGGAGCGAGGGTCACGGCGATCGAGCGGTCCGACGACGACTGGGTGGTGCGCACCGCCGACCACTCGACGACGGCCGACGCCGTGGTCGTCACCACCCCGGCCCACGCCGCCGCCACCCTGGTGGCCCCACACGCCCCCGATGCGGCGACGCTGCTCGGCGGGCTCCGACACGCATCGGTGGTCCTCGCTACCATGGCCTACCGCCGGGCCGACCTGGAGGTGCCCGACGGCCAGAGCGGGTTCCTGGTGGGCCGGGGCGAGGGCCTGCTCATGACCGCCTGCTCGTTTGCCGGCAGCAAGTGGGCGCACCTCGACGACCCCGACCACACCATCCTGCGGGTCTCGTGCGGCCGGATCGACGACGAACGCCACGACCGCCTCGACGACGGTTCGCTCACCGCTTCACTGTGCGCCGACCTGGCCACCACGCTGGGCGCACAGGCCCCACCGGTGGCGGTCCGACTCACCCGGTGGCCCCGGTCGCTGGTCCAGTTCCCGGTGGGACACCCGACGCGGATGGCCGAGGTGGACTCGGCGCTGGCGGCCGCATCGGGCCTCGTGGTGACCGGTGCGGCACGCCATGGGGTAGGCATCCCGGCGTGCGTGCGCTCGGGAACCGAGGCCGCAGCAATGGTGGCCGACCTGATCGGCTGA
- a CDS encoding adenylate/guanylate cyclase domain-containing protein, which translates to MAPETTPAREWAEARQGSGTEHPNELPDTAHLSVERTFCFADLTGFTRYTRENGPYAAVALLEEFRAVSRDVAAKRGVRVAKWLGDGVMLVGTEPTPTIAWGGHMIDHFEDEVDINLRVGLATGHALLFEGDDYIGEPVNLAAKLCTVARPGQILASCDVADLPPWIRVRAVDKVDIRGVGPIEGIQHLVVAAR; encoded by the coding sequence GTGGCACCCGAGACGACCCCCGCCCGCGAGTGGGCCGAGGCCCGCCAGGGCAGCGGAACCGAACATCCCAACGAGCTGCCGGACACCGCCCACCTGTCGGTCGAGCGGACGTTCTGCTTCGCCGACCTGACGGGCTTCACCAGGTACACGCGCGAGAACGGACCGTACGCAGCGGTCGCCCTCCTGGAGGAGTTCAGGGCCGTCTCCCGGGACGTGGCCGCCAAGCGGGGCGTCCGGGTGGCCAAGTGGCTGGGCGACGGCGTGATGCTGGTCGGCACCGAGCCGACCCCGACCATCGCATGGGGAGGCCACATGATCGACCACTTCGAGGACGAGGTCGACATCAACCTGCGGGTAGGCCTGGCGACCGGCCACGCCCTGCTATTCGAGGGCGACGACTACATAGGCGAACCGGTCAACCTGGCCGCCAAGCTCTGCACGGTGGCCAGACCCGGCCAGATCCTGGCCAGTTGCGACGTGGCCGACCTCCCACCGTGGATCCGGGTCCGGGCGGTCGACAAGGTGGACATCCGGGGCGTCGGGCCGATCGAAGGCATCCAGCACCTCGTGGTGGCCGCACGCTGA
- the lnt gene encoding apolipoprotein N-acyltransferase: MSAPSLGRVPNRLRPSGIAVLAGLLIAAAVPPWGWWPAAFVGIALLDRLVADRPVASRFRRGMATGLAWALPSTLWMIDLSPPGWLFAGGVHALCLGLATALVPAGRWRRLGLVGTVTLAELVRWNVPFGGVPLASIALGQAAGPLAPVVRVAGPLLLVALTVAVGTGLSALVDGRRTGGSAAAAVPVVITLAVATVLAAVAPTGRVVGELDMALVQGGGPQRTRATPTGAATVFANQLAANSHVRTPVDLVVWPENVVNPVPLPESGWRHEDRLYADDAAEALTAEAIRLDAVLVPGWFHRDPEDPTANLNYQTAIEPDGTVVDRYDKVRTVPFGEYVPLRSLVELVAADMLPARDLRPGTGPAVLDTSVGRLGVSISWEVFFDHRTRDAVHNGAEVILNPTNGASYWLTQVQTQQVAASRLRALETGRWVVQVAPTGFSAVVDHRGRVLQRTAVSEQAVLHHRVERRQGLTWAATSGTWPMAVLSLLAAAGAWVADRRRS; encoded by the coding sequence ATGAGCGCCCCCAGCCTCGGACGGGTTCCAAACCGGCTCCGCCCATCGGGAATCGCCGTCCTCGCCGGGCTCCTGATCGCCGCTGCGGTACCGCCGTGGGGCTGGTGGCCGGCCGCCTTCGTCGGCATCGCCCTGTTGGACCGCCTGGTGGCCGACCGCCCGGTGGCCTCCCGGTTCCGTCGGGGAATGGCGACGGGCCTGGCGTGGGCCCTGCCGTCCACCCTCTGGATGATCGACCTGTCGCCACCCGGCTGGCTCTTCGCCGGCGGGGTGCACGCCCTCTGTCTAGGGCTCGCCACCGCCCTCGTACCGGCCGGCCGCTGGCGACGCCTGGGCCTCGTGGGGACGGTGACGCTGGCCGAGCTGGTGCGGTGGAACGTGCCGTTCGGAGGAGTCCCGCTCGCCTCGATCGCACTCGGCCAGGCCGCCGGGCCGTTGGCACCGGTCGTCCGGGTGGCCGGCCCACTGCTGCTGGTGGCCCTCACCGTCGCCGTGGGCACCGGCCTCAGCGCCCTAGTCGACGGTCGGCGGACCGGCGGCTCGGCGGCCGCCGCAGTTCCAGTGGTGATCACCCTTGCCGTCGCCACGGTGCTGGCCGCGGTGGCCCCGACGGGCCGGGTCGTGGGCGAGCTGGACATGGCCCTCGTCCAAGGGGGCGGCCCCCAGCGCACCAGGGCCACGCCCACCGGGGCGGCGACGGTGTTCGCCAACCAGCTGGCGGCAAACAGCCACGTCCGGACGCCGGTGGACCTGGTGGTGTGGCCGGAGAACGTGGTCAACCCTGTTCCCCTGCCCGAATCGGGATGGCGCCACGAGGACCGGCTCTACGCCGACGACGCGGCCGAGGCCCTGACCGCCGAGGCGATACGACTCGACGCCGTGCTGGTGCCCGGCTGGTTCCACCGCGACCCGGAGGATCCGACGGCCAACCTCAACTACCAGACGGCGATCGAACCTGACGGCACGGTGGTCGACCGCTACGACAAGGTCAGGACGGTTCCGTTCGGCGAATACGTCCCGCTGCGGAGCCTGGTCGAACTGGTGGCGGCAGACATGCTCCCGGCGCGGGACCTGCGACCGGGTACCGGCCCGGCGGTGCTGGACACCTCCGTCGGCCGGCTCGGAGTGTCCATCTCGTGGGAGGTGTTCTTCGACCACCGCACCCGGGACGCCGTGCACAACGGCGCCGAGGTCATCCTGAACCCGACCAACGGGGCCAGCTACTGGCTGACGCAGGTTCAGACCCAGCAGGTGGCCGCCAGCCGACTCCGTGCGCTGGAGACCGGACGCTGGGTGGTACAGGTGGCACCCACCGGATTCAGTGCCGTGGTCGACCACCGGGGGCGGGTGCTGCAGCGCACCGCCGTGAGCGAGCAGGCGGTCCTCCACCACCGGGTGGAGCGACGACAGGGCCTCACCTGGGCCGCCACGTCCGGCACCTGGCCCATGGCCGTCCTGTCGCTGCTGGCGGCGGCCGGCGCCTGGGTTGCTGATCGACGCCGCTCCTGA
- a CDS encoding class I SAM-dependent methyltransferase — MGSPGVHGDRFGSAADDYALYRADFPAAGIDRMVALGVGTPGQRLLDLGCGTGTLARQFAARGCTVTGADVDARMLAAARSLAVVAGLQVAWWECPAEDTGLPSASFDVVTAAQCWHWFDGEAAAGEVRRLLVAGGLVAVCGFDWLPLPDTMSGVTEALIQAHNPSWNLGGIRDPGPEARRHLSGAGFVVVETFTFDVDVPYSVDSWRRRIRASAAILDLSTAGAAAFDAELAGVLADRFTGDSLMAPHRVWASVAVRSG, encoded by the coding sequence GTGGGTTCGCCGGGCGTCCATGGCGACCGGTTCGGGTCGGCGGCCGACGACTACGCGCTGTATCGGGCCGACTTCCCGGCGGCCGGCATCGACCGGATGGTGGCCCTGGGCGTTGGTACGCCGGGTCAGCGACTACTCGACCTGGGCTGCGGGACCGGCACCCTCGCCCGCCAGTTCGCGGCCCGGGGGTGCACCGTCACCGGTGCCGACGTGGACGCCCGGATGCTCGCAGCAGCCCGCTCCCTGGCCGTCGTCGCCGGCCTGCAGGTGGCGTGGTGGGAGTGCCCTGCCGAGGACACCGGCCTCCCGTCGGCGTCGTTCGACGTGGTCACCGCCGCACAGTGCTGGCACTGGTTCGATGGCGAGGCGGCGGCAGGAGAGGTCCGGCGCCTGCTCGTGGCCGGTGGCCTGGTGGCCGTGTGCGGGTTCGACTGGCTGCCGCTGCCCGACACGATGTCGGGGGTGACCGAGGCGCTCATCCAGGCCCACAACCCGTCCTGGAACCTGGGTGGCATACGGGACCCGGGCCCGGAGGCCCGTCGCCACCTGTCCGGTGCCGGCTTCGTGGTGGTCGAGACGTTCACCTTCGACGTGGACGTTCCCTACTCCGTGGATTCCTGGCGACGGCGGATCCGGGCCAGTGCGGCGATCCTCGACCTGAGCACCGCTGGGGCGGCGGCGTTCGACGCCGAGTTGGCCGGGGTTCTGGCCGACCGGTTCACTGGCGACTCCCTGATGGCCCCCCACCGGGTATGGGCGTCGGTGGCGGTCAGGTCTGGCTGA
- the dtd gene encoding D-aminoacyl-tRNA deacylase yields MRALVQRVARASVSVGAEVVGEVGHGLCVFVGVTHDDGPAEADRLAGRLAGLRIMDDADGVMNLSVTEVDGEVLVVSQFTLYGDTSKGRRPTWSAAAKPDHAEPLVERVVAGLRERGLTVATGRFRADMVVEIFNEGPATVLVEV; encoded by the coding sequence GTGCGAGCACTGGTCCAGCGGGTGGCCCGGGCCTCGGTGTCCGTGGGTGCCGAGGTGGTGGGCGAGGTGGGTCACGGCCTCTGCGTGTTCGTCGGCGTGACACATGACGACGGCCCGGCCGAGGCAGACCGCCTGGCAGGAAGGCTGGCGGGCCTGCGGATCATGGACGACGCCGACGGCGTGATGAACCTCTCGGTCACGGAGGTGGACGGCGAGGTGCTGGTCGTCAGCCAGTTCACCCTCTACGGCGACACGTCCAAGGGCCGGCGCCCCACCTGGAGCGCCGCCGCGAAGCCCGACCACGCCGAGCCGCTGGTCGAACGGGTGGTGGCCGGTCTGAGGGAGCGGGGCCTGACCGTGGCCACCGGTCGCTTCCGGGCAGACATGGTCGTCGAGATCTTCAACGAAGGTCCCGCGACCGTGCTGGTGGAGGTCTGA
- a CDS encoding glycosyltransferase family 4 protein produces MHSSPKDAGGPATLIPADGDPLRIAYLAYRGKPHCGGQGVYTRHLTKALVDLGHHVEVLAGPPYPDLDERVPLIRLPSLELYNDHFPMRKARIWEMKTRWDVAEAMSFNTGNFSEPMAFSMRAWDHLRRRTHEFDLVHDNQCLGWGVLLMQMREKFPILSTIHHPITVDRKLEIEHARTRWEKFGKRRWYAFTRMQTQVAKRMPRIMTVSESSAGDIAADHRVDPGRIHVVPVGVDPELFLPVPEVRRVPGRIVTTASADVVMKGLKYLLEAIAKLRTERHVELVIIGKPNGGSASTKAFEDLGLTDCVSYVHGVPDQRIVELYSEAEVACVPSLYEGFSLPAIEAMSCGVPLVTTTGGALPEVTGTHGETCFQVPPGDSDALAAMLRTVLADPGLRARVGAAGRQRVIDQWSWHHTAIRTVEQYRALLDETVRR; encoded by the coding sequence ATGCATTCCTCCCCCAAGGACGCCGGCGGCCCGGCAACGCTGATTCCGGCCGACGGAGACCCGCTCCGGATCGCCTACCTCGCCTACCGCGGCAAGCCCCACTGCGGTGGCCAGGGCGTATACACGCGCCACCTCACGAAGGCGCTGGTCGACCTTGGCCACCACGTCGAGGTACTGGCCGGACCGCCGTACCCCGACCTGGACGAGCGGGTACCGCTGATCCGGCTGCCCAGCCTGGAGCTCTACAACGACCACTTCCCGATGCGGAAGGCCCGCATCTGGGAGATGAAGACCCGGTGGGACGTGGCCGAGGCGATGTCGTTCAACACCGGCAACTTCTCCGAGCCGATGGCGTTCAGCATGCGGGCCTGGGACCACCTTCGAAGACGGACCCACGAGTTCGACCTGGTCCACGACAACCAGTGCCTGGGCTGGGGCGTGCTGCTCATGCAAATGCGGGAGAAGTTCCCCATCCTGTCGACCATCCACCATCCGATCACGGTCGACCGGAAGCTAGAGATCGAGCACGCCCGGACCCGCTGGGAGAAGTTCGGCAAGCGCCGCTGGTACGCCTTCACCAGGATGCAGACCCAGGTGGCCAAGCGGATGCCCCGAATCATGACCGTGTCGGAGTCGTCGGCCGGCGACATCGCCGCGGACCACCGGGTCGACCCCGGCCGCATCCACGTGGTGCCGGTGGGGGTGGATCCGGAACTGTTCCTGCCGGTCCCGGAGGTACGACGGGTACCCGGCCGCATAGTGACCACGGCGAGTGCCGACGTGGTCATGAAGGGCCTCAAATACCTGCTGGAGGCCATCGCCAAGCTCCGCACCGAACGCCACGTGGAGCTGGTCATCATCGGGAAGCCGAACGGGGGTAGCGCCTCGACGAAGGCCTTCGAGGACCTCGGCCTCACCGACTGCGTCAGCTACGTACACGGAGTACCCGACCAGCGGATCGTGGAGCTCTACAGCGAGGCCGAGGTGGCCTGCGTGCCGTCGCTCTACGAGGGCTTCTCGCTCCCGGCCATCGAAGCCATGTCCTGTGGCGTGCCGCTGGTGACGACCACCGGCGGCGCCCTGCCCGAGGTCACCGGAACCCACGGCGAGACCTGCTTCCAGGTGCCGCCCGGTGACAGCGACGCCCTGGCCGCCATGCTCCGGACCGTGCTTGCCGACCCGGGGCTCCGGGCCCGTGTCGGCGCGGCAGGACGCCAGCGGGTCATCGACCAGTGGAGCTGGCACCACACGGCCATCAGGACCGTCGAGCAGTACCGGGCGCTGCTGGACGAGACCGTCCGACGCTGA
- a CDS encoding class I SAM-dependent methyltransferase, giving the protein MLTADYDRLGLRPGERILDLGCGFGRHAYEALRRGAHVVACDLGLDELRQVRSIGAVMRAEGEVADEVVLEAVKGDATRLPFADGSFDRIIASEVMEHIHDDEGALAELARVLRPAGVLAVTIPARLPERICWAISADYHAPAQEGGHVRIYGRHELQAKMSTAGLVAIGDHRAHALHSPYWWLRCAVGPNLPIEENRLVSLYHRLLTWDIVKAPRTTRIAERILTPVLGKSLVVYARKPAGARVPDPSPERREVAGVAT; this is encoded by the coding sequence GTGCTGACCGCCGATTACGACCGGCTGGGCCTCCGGCCCGGCGAGCGGATCCTCGACCTGGGTTGCGGCTTCGGACGACATGCCTACGAGGCGCTGCGGCGGGGCGCCCACGTGGTGGCCTGCGACCTGGGCCTCGACGAGCTCCGCCAGGTGCGGTCCATCGGCGCGGTCATGCGGGCCGAGGGCGAGGTGGCGGACGAGGTGGTGCTGGAGGCGGTCAAGGGCGACGCCACACGGCTGCCGTTCGCCGACGGGTCCTTCGACCGGATCATCGCCTCGGAGGTCATGGAGCACATTCACGACGACGAGGGCGCCCTGGCCGAGCTGGCCCGGGTGCTGCGTCCGGCCGGGGTGCTGGCCGTGACCATTCCGGCCCGACTGCCGGAGCGCATCTGCTGGGCCATCTCGGCCGACTACCACGCACCAGCCCAGGAGGGCGGACACGTCCGCATCTACGGACGCCACGAGCTGCAGGCCAAGATGTCGACGGCCGGCCTGGTGGCGATCGGGGACCACCGGGCCCACGCCCTGCACAGCCCCTACTGGTGGCTGCGGTGTGCGGTGGGGCCGAACCTCCCCATCGAGGAGAACCGGCTGGTCTCGCTGTACCACCGGCTGCTCACCTGGGACATCGTGAAGGCCCCGCGTACGACACGGATCGCCGAACGGATCCTGACCCCGGTGCTCGGAAAGAGCCTCGTGGTGTACGCCCGGAAGCCTGCAGGCGCCCGGGTCCCGGACCCGTCACCGGAACGGAGGGAGGTGGCAGGTGTCGCTACCTGA